From the Manihot esculenta cultivar AM560-2 chromosome 3, M.esculenta_v8, whole genome shotgun sequence genome, one window contains:
- the LOC110610467 gene encoding protein high chlorophyll fluorescent 107 isoform X3, whose translation MQLFSSSSASSSSTSSRASFSPFTSPQDTNQKYIKYRSKFSFKIPTKNLPIPSSSKQSSPVLDQRPLFSESESTPRNRATERSIKSEKDSFEGLLVARRPVVEISGSEDSTQGSDNNVDDSKKKSSAIIDAGLEEFAKKMPIFEPERVEAAGSSQGKPLTVNLDLALYKAKVLARNYRYAEAQEILEKCISYWPEDGRPYVALGKILNKQSKTAEARAVYEKGCQATHGENAYIWQEFQFGAECMECWAVLENKMGNIRRARELFDAATVADKRHTAAWHGWAVLELKQGNVKKARQLLAKGLKFSGGNEYIYQTLALLEAKANRYEQARYLFRQATKCNPRSCASWLAWAQLEMRQENNLAARQLFEKAVQASPKNRFAWHVWGVFEYNMGNIEVARKLLKIGHSLNPRDPVLLQSLALLEYKHSTANLARVLFRKASELDPRHQPVWIAWGWMEWKEGNISTARELYQRALSIDSTSESAARCLQRTEVVDDASWVMGFLDIIDPAIDSVKKLLNLDPNRYSKTQESLRNISGERESSSDGPSSDNDADGIKNGTGFDLNSFIKVRLSLDPTKLDIKLETSGPPAPWRASQRRLWRSKKRTTAEV comes from the exons ATGCagctcttctcctcctcctctgcttcttCATCTTCCACTTCCTCCAGAGCGAGTTTCAGTCCCTTCACTTCTCCTCAAGACACTAACCAAAAGTACATTAAGTACCGCtcaaaattctctttcaaaatcCCCACCAAGAACCTTCCAATCCCATCTTCCTCCAAGCAATCATCTCCGGTTCTCGACCAAAGACCACTCTTCTCCGAATCCGAATCAACACCAAGAAACAGAGCAACAGAACGCAGTATCAAGTCAGAGAAAGACTCCTTCGAGGGACTTCTTGTGGCTCGCCGGCCGGTGGTTGAGATTTCTGGTTCAGAAGACTCCACTCAGGGTAGTGATAATAATGTTGATGATAGTAAAAAGAAATCTTCAGCGATCATTGATGCTGGTCTTGAAGAATTTGCCAAGAAGATGCCAATTTTTGAACCGGAGAGGGTGGAGGCAGCTGGTTCTTCTCAAGGCAAGCCTCTCACGGTGAATTTGGATTTGGCATTGTACAAGGCCAAGGTTTTAGCTAGGAATTACAGATATGCAGAAGCTCAGGAAATACTAGAAAAG TGCATCTCTTACTGGCCGGAAGATGGGAGGCCATATGTAGCATTAGGGAAGATACTGAACAAGCAGTCAAAAACAGCAGAAGCTAGAGCTGTGTACGAGAAGGGCTGTCAGGCAACTCATGGAGAAAATGCCTACATTTGGCAG GAATTTCAATTCGGAGCTGAATGCATGGAG TGCTGGGCTGTTTTGGAAAATAAGATGGGTAATATAAGGAGAGCAAGAGAACTGTTTGATGCAGCCACAGTTGCTGACAAAAGACATACAGCTGCTTGGCATGGTTGGGCAGTTCTAGAGCTAAAACAGGGAAATGTCAAGAAGGCAAGACAATTACTTGCTAAAGGCCTCAAGTTTTCTGGTGGAAATGAATACATATACCAAACACTAGCATTGTTGGAAGCTAAAGCAAATCGATATGAGCAAGCTCGTTACTTGTTCAGGCAAGCCACTAAGTGTAACCCAAGAAGCTGTGCCAGTTGGCTT GCATGGGCACAATTGGAGATGCGACAAGAAAACAACCTTGCTGCTAGGCAACTATTTGAG AAAGCAGTGCAGGCTAGCCCCAAGAATAGATTTGCATGGCACGTATGGGGAGTTTTTGAATATAATATGGGCAATATTGAAGTGGCAAGAAAACTTTTGAAGATAGGCCATTCACTTAATCCTAGGGATCCTGTTTTGCTTCAGTCTCTTGCTTTACTGGAATATAAACACTCTACGGCAAACCTTGCCCGAGTGTTGTTCAGGAAAGCAAGTGAATTGGATCCACGGCATCAACCAGTATGGATT GCCTGGGGATGGATGGAATGGAAAGAAGGAAATATATCCACTGCTAGAGAGTTATACCAGAGAGCTCTTTCAATCGACTCAACTAGTGAAAGTGCTGCTAGATGTCTACAG CGGACTGAAGTTGTGGATGATGCTTCATGGGTTATGGGGTTTCTAGACATCATTGATCCGGCAATCGACAGCGTAAAGAAACTGCTGAACTTGGATCCGAACCGATACAGTAAGACACAAGAATCTTTGAGAAATATATCAGGAGAAAGAGAAAGTAGTAGTGATGGTCCTTCTAGTGATAATGATGCCGATGGTATAAAAAATGGAACTGGCTTtgatttgaattcttttattaaagTAAGGTTGTCTCTAGATCCAACTAAGCTGGATATTAAACTAGAAACATCTGGGCCTCCAGCACCATGGAGAGCTTCCCAAAGAAGATTATGGAGATCAAAGAAAAGAACTACCGCAGAAGTGTGA
- the LOC110610467 gene encoding protein high chlorophyll fluorescent 107 isoform X1 translates to MQLFSSSSASSSSTSSRASFSPFTSPQDTNQKYIKYRSKFSFKIPTKNLPIPSSSKQSSPVLDQRPLFSESESTPRNRATERSIKSEKDSFEGLLVARRPVVEISGSEDSTQGSDNNVDDSKKKSSAIIDAGLEEFAKKMPIFEPERVEAAGSSQGKPLTVNLDLALYKAKVLARNYRYAEAQEILEKCISYWPEDGRPYVALGKILNKQSKTAEARAVYEKGCQATHGENAYIWQEFQFGAECMECWAVLENKMGNIRRARELFDAATVADKRHTAAWHGWAVLELKQGNVKKARQLLAKGLKFSGGNEYIYQTLALLEAKANRYEQARYLFRQATKCNPRSCASWLAWAQLEMRQENNLAARQLFEKAVQASPKNRFAWHVWGVFEYNMGNIEVARKLLKIGHSLNPRDPVLLQSLALLEYKHSTANLARVLFRKASELDPRHQPVWIAWGWMEWKEGNISTARELYQRALSIDSTSESAARCLQAWGVLEQRAGNLSLARRLFRSSLNINSQSYITWMTWAQFEEDQGNSVRAEEIRNLYFQQRTEVVDDASWVMGFLDIIDPAIDSVKKLLNLDPNRYSKTQESLRNISGERESSSDGPSSDNDADGIKNGTGFDLNSFIKVRLSLDPTKLDIKLETSGPPAPWRASQRRLWRSKKRTTAEV, encoded by the exons ATGCagctcttctcctcctcctctgcttcttCATCTTCCACTTCCTCCAGAGCGAGTTTCAGTCCCTTCACTTCTCCTCAAGACACTAACCAAAAGTACATTAAGTACCGCtcaaaattctctttcaaaatcCCCACCAAGAACCTTCCAATCCCATCTTCCTCCAAGCAATCATCTCCGGTTCTCGACCAAAGACCACTCTTCTCCGAATCCGAATCAACACCAAGAAACAGAGCAACAGAACGCAGTATCAAGTCAGAGAAAGACTCCTTCGAGGGACTTCTTGTGGCTCGCCGGCCGGTGGTTGAGATTTCTGGTTCAGAAGACTCCACTCAGGGTAGTGATAATAATGTTGATGATAGTAAAAAGAAATCTTCAGCGATCATTGATGCTGGTCTTGAAGAATTTGCCAAGAAGATGCCAATTTTTGAACCGGAGAGGGTGGAGGCAGCTGGTTCTTCTCAAGGCAAGCCTCTCACGGTGAATTTGGATTTGGCATTGTACAAGGCCAAGGTTTTAGCTAGGAATTACAGATATGCAGAAGCTCAGGAAATACTAGAAAAG TGCATCTCTTACTGGCCGGAAGATGGGAGGCCATATGTAGCATTAGGGAAGATACTGAACAAGCAGTCAAAAACAGCAGAAGCTAGAGCTGTGTACGAGAAGGGCTGTCAGGCAACTCATGGAGAAAATGCCTACATTTGGCAG GAATTTCAATTCGGAGCTGAATGCATGGAG TGCTGGGCTGTTTTGGAAAATAAGATGGGTAATATAAGGAGAGCAAGAGAACTGTTTGATGCAGCCACAGTTGCTGACAAAAGACATACAGCTGCTTGGCATGGTTGGGCAGTTCTAGAGCTAAAACAGGGAAATGTCAAGAAGGCAAGACAATTACTTGCTAAAGGCCTCAAGTTTTCTGGTGGAAATGAATACATATACCAAACACTAGCATTGTTGGAAGCTAAAGCAAATCGATATGAGCAAGCTCGTTACTTGTTCAGGCAAGCCACTAAGTGTAACCCAAGAAGCTGTGCCAGTTGGCTT GCATGGGCACAATTGGAGATGCGACAAGAAAACAACCTTGCTGCTAGGCAACTATTTGAG AAAGCAGTGCAGGCTAGCCCCAAGAATAGATTTGCATGGCACGTATGGGGAGTTTTTGAATATAATATGGGCAATATTGAAGTGGCAAGAAAACTTTTGAAGATAGGCCATTCACTTAATCCTAGGGATCCTGTTTTGCTTCAGTCTCTTGCTTTACTGGAATATAAACACTCTACGGCAAACCTTGCCCGAGTGTTGTTCAGGAAAGCAAGTGAATTGGATCCACGGCATCAACCAGTATGGATT GCCTGGGGATGGATGGAATGGAAAGAAGGAAATATATCCACTGCTAGAGAGTTATACCAGAGAGCTCTTTCAATCGACTCAACTAGTGAAAGTGCTGCTAGATGTCTACAG GCTTGGGGTGTTCTAGAGCAGAGAGCTGGTAACCTGTCATTAGCTCGTAGACTATTTAGATCATCATTGAACATAAATTCTCAAAGTTACATAACATGGATGACCTGGGCTCAATTTGAGGAGGATCAAGGAAATTCTGTGCGTGCTGAGGAGATTCGTAACCTTTATTTTCAGCAG CGGACTGAAGTTGTGGATGATGCTTCATGGGTTATGGGGTTTCTAGACATCATTGATCCGGCAATCGACAGCGTAAAGAAACTGCTGAACTTGGATCCGAACCGATACAGTAAGACACAAGAATCTTTGAGAAATATATCAGGAGAAAGAGAAAGTAGTAGTGATGGTCCTTCTAGTGATAATGATGCCGATGGTATAAAAAATGGAACTGGCTTtgatttgaattcttttattaaagTAAGGTTGTCTCTAGATCCAACTAAGCTGGATATTAAACTAGAAACATCTGGGCCTCCAGCACCATGGAGAGCTTCCCAAAGAAGATTATGGAGATCAAAGAAAAGAACTACCGCAGAAGTGTGA
- the LOC110610467 gene encoding protein high chlorophyll fluorescent 107 isoform X2: protein MQLFSSSSASSSSTSSRASFSPFTSPQDTNQKYIKYRSKFSFKIPTKNLPIPSSSKQSSPVLDQRPLFSESESTPRNRATERSIKSEKDSFEGLLVARRPVVEISGSEDSTQGSDNNVDDSKKKSSAIIDAGLEEFAKKMPIFEPERVEAAGSSQGKPLTVNLDLALYKAKVLARNYRYAEAQEILEKCISYWPEDGRPYVALGKILNKQSKTAEARAVYEKGCQATHGENAYIWQCWAVLENKMGNIRRARELFDAATVADKRHTAAWHGWAVLELKQGNVKKARQLLAKGLKFSGGNEYIYQTLALLEAKANRYEQARYLFRQATKCNPRSCASWLAWAQLEMRQENNLAARQLFEKAVQASPKNRFAWHVWGVFEYNMGNIEVARKLLKIGHSLNPRDPVLLQSLALLEYKHSTANLARVLFRKASELDPRHQPVWIAWGWMEWKEGNISTARELYQRALSIDSTSESAARCLQAWGVLEQRAGNLSLARRLFRSSLNINSQSYITWMTWAQFEEDQGNSVRAEEIRNLYFQQRTEVVDDASWVMGFLDIIDPAIDSVKKLLNLDPNRYSKTQESLRNISGERESSSDGPSSDNDADGIKNGTGFDLNSFIKVRLSLDPTKLDIKLETSGPPAPWRASQRRLWRSKKRTTAEV from the exons ATGCagctcttctcctcctcctctgcttcttCATCTTCCACTTCCTCCAGAGCGAGTTTCAGTCCCTTCACTTCTCCTCAAGACACTAACCAAAAGTACATTAAGTACCGCtcaaaattctctttcaaaatcCCCACCAAGAACCTTCCAATCCCATCTTCCTCCAAGCAATCATCTCCGGTTCTCGACCAAAGACCACTCTTCTCCGAATCCGAATCAACACCAAGAAACAGAGCAACAGAACGCAGTATCAAGTCAGAGAAAGACTCCTTCGAGGGACTTCTTGTGGCTCGCCGGCCGGTGGTTGAGATTTCTGGTTCAGAAGACTCCACTCAGGGTAGTGATAATAATGTTGATGATAGTAAAAAGAAATCTTCAGCGATCATTGATGCTGGTCTTGAAGAATTTGCCAAGAAGATGCCAATTTTTGAACCGGAGAGGGTGGAGGCAGCTGGTTCTTCTCAAGGCAAGCCTCTCACGGTGAATTTGGATTTGGCATTGTACAAGGCCAAGGTTTTAGCTAGGAATTACAGATATGCAGAAGCTCAGGAAATACTAGAAAAG TGCATCTCTTACTGGCCGGAAGATGGGAGGCCATATGTAGCATTAGGGAAGATACTGAACAAGCAGTCAAAAACAGCAGAAGCTAGAGCTGTGTACGAGAAGGGCTGTCAGGCAACTCATGGAGAAAATGCCTACATTTGGCAG TGCTGGGCTGTTTTGGAAAATAAGATGGGTAATATAAGGAGAGCAAGAGAACTGTTTGATGCAGCCACAGTTGCTGACAAAAGACATACAGCTGCTTGGCATGGTTGGGCAGTTCTAGAGCTAAAACAGGGAAATGTCAAGAAGGCAAGACAATTACTTGCTAAAGGCCTCAAGTTTTCTGGTGGAAATGAATACATATACCAAACACTAGCATTGTTGGAAGCTAAAGCAAATCGATATGAGCAAGCTCGTTACTTGTTCAGGCAAGCCACTAAGTGTAACCCAAGAAGCTGTGCCAGTTGGCTT GCATGGGCACAATTGGAGATGCGACAAGAAAACAACCTTGCTGCTAGGCAACTATTTGAG AAAGCAGTGCAGGCTAGCCCCAAGAATAGATTTGCATGGCACGTATGGGGAGTTTTTGAATATAATATGGGCAATATTGAAGTGGCAAGAAAACTTTTGAAGATAGGCCATTCACTTAATCCTAGGGATCCTGTTTTGCTTCAGTCTCTTGCTTTACTGGAATATAAACACTCTACGGCAAACCTTGCCCGAGTGTTGTTCAGGAAAGCAAGTGAATTGGATCCACGGCATCAACCAGTATGGATT GCCTGGGGATGGATGGAATGGAAAGAAGGAAATATATCCACTGCTAGAGAGTTATACCAGAGAGCTCTTTCAATCGACTCAACTAGTGAAAGTGCTGCTAGATGTCTACAG GCTTGGGGTGTTCTAGAGCAGAGAGCTGGTAACCTGTCATTAGCTCGTAGACTATTTAGATCATCATTGAACATAAATTCTCAAAGTTACATAACATGGATGACCTGGGCTCAATTTGAGGAGGATCAAGGAAATTCTGTGCGTGCTGAGGAGATTCGTAACCTTTATTTTCAGCAG CGGACTGAAGTTGTGGATGATGCTTCATGGGTTATGGGGTTTCTAGACATCATTGATCCGGCAATCGACAGCGTAAAGAAACTGCTGAACTTGGATCCGAACCGATACAGTAAGACACAAGAATCTTTGAGAAATATATCAGGAGAAAGAGAAAGTAGTAGTGATGGTCCTTCTAGTGATAATGATGCCGATGGTATAAAAAATGGAACTGGCTTtgatttgaattcttttattaaagTAAGGTTGTCTCTAGATCCAACTAAGCTGGATATTAAACTAGAAACATCTGGGCCTCCAGCACCATGGAGAGCTTCCCAAAGAAGATTATGGAGATCAAAGAAAAGAACTACCGCAGAAGTGTGA